Proteins encoded within one genomic window of Spodoptera frugiperda isolate SF20-4 chromosome 7, AGI-APGP_CSIRO_Sfru_2.0, whole genome shotgun sequence:
- the LOC118265999 gene encoding growth arrest-specific protein 1-like — MWLIAALLAACAAVGGAMSCNEARTRCAYRTGCGAALGNYMMMCEAVLSEPTASSTCPRECGNALIALTSTEEGKELMNCECEDEYCLEAKQRIDICRPQVMKGAANATSSCSLSQLICLADAQCATALQYYHRLCRSMFRGRKCSNKCLNSIEILRKQEKAAALTACQCDGNDYDCPRMQSNLARLCYHKMKNHTKNHHGEKQKKPPVEEVPVVSAANLVRISGLIALISVCSSSFIT, encoded by the exons ATGTGGCTAATAGCGGCGTTGCTGGCCGCGTGCGCAGCGGTCGGTGGCGCGATGTCGTGCAACGAGGCGCGCACGCGCTGCGCCTACCGCACGGGCTGCGGCGCCGCGCTCGGCAACTACATGATGATGTGTGAGGCTGTGCTCTCGGAACCCACTGCCTCATCCACGTGTCCCAGGGAGTGTGGCAACGCTTTGATCGCGTTGACGTCCACTGAAGAAGGGAAGGAGTTGATGAAT TGTGAATGTGAGGACGAGTATTGCTTGGAGGCGAAACAGCGCATTGACATCTGTCGACCACAGGTGATGAAGGGAGCAGCCAATGCCACCTCCTCCTGCAGCCTGTCGCAGCTCATCTGCCTGGCAGATGCGCAGTGCGCCACTGCCCTGCAATACTACCACAGGCTGTGCCGCTCCATGTTCAGAGGCAGAAAGTGCTCAAACAAGTGCCTTAACTCCATAGAAATCTTAAGAAAGCAAGAGAAAGCTGCAGCGCTAACCGCGTGCCAATGTGACGGCAACGACTACGACTGCCCGAGAATGCAGAGCAACTTAGCGAGGCTATGCTACCACAAGATGAAGAACCACACAAAGAACCACCACGGGGAAAAACAGAAAAAGCCCCCCGTGGAAGAAGTGCCAGTGGTCAGTGCAGCGAATTTGGTCCGAATATCCGGGCTCATAGCGTTGATATCCGTGTGCAGTAGCAGCTTCATCACGTGA